A window of the Microplitis mediator isolate UGA2020A chromosome 5, iyMicMedi2.1, whole genome shotgun sequence genome harbors these coding sequences:
- the LOC130668456 gene encoding neprilysin-2-like, with the protein MENPGLQLHNDIDQKSDIFRMPSTWWTCWRSRTFKERIQIILLIVAVIAVIGLAVGISIVNVKANSRSGTDAVSDKVCDLPSCNHAASEILKNMNTSVDPCDNFYKFACGGFMKPTFISDHSTKVYEPHMRYDSFSAGEDVILNQLRRSIENLISTNIPYAFRLVKTLYKSCMDKPVIEEQGLTHLLSIIKKLGGWPVLEGDTWNDHESDWTTIVFKLRELGYDSNNLIDFSINVDPKNSSKRVIYLDDPIHDERRFPLILGFRENISKEYYRYMFDTAVILGAERKRAQYELMDAFEFERKLAQMSMSEIWRENNATSMYNPITVAELLNNHSSIPWKEYFNRFLAPYYKFDDIDVVMVRSPYFFSDFEQLIKSTPKRVQANYLIWHTVVSSVKYLNDGIRERQIKYNKYLYGETEGRPRWKECVETVSNTLPISTGAMYVRDYFSKDARETARKITLDVRDQFIKTLQTVDWMNEETRKHALDKAESITINIGYPDEFLNDTKLDEFYGSLKLDENASYLENTLTSLLYETEYTISELKNPVNKSDWVRFDKVVNVDAYISLLGNSFYFPVGILQGNLFNKDLPKYLNYGGIGFIVGHEIIHGFDDQGNQYDKNGNLAGWWDPSTNEKYIDKVLDLITLYKIYGSKASMTYYSEFYCYRENTADNEGIKLAYSAYRDWADQHEAEPKLPGLPYSPKQMFWINAAKTWCSGYRPELASLITLFSMKFPIEYRVDGPLSNSPDFAKDFNCPLDSNMNPQEKFSVW; encoded by the exons ATGGAAAACCCAGGGTTGCAGTTACACAATGATATAGACCAAAAAAGCGATAT TTTTAGGATGCCGTCGACATGGTGGACATGCTGGAGGAGTCGAACATTTAAGGAACGGATACAAATAATATTGCTGATTGTTGCAGTCATTGCAGTTATTGGCTTGGCAGTAGGTATTAGTATAGTAAATGTGAAGGCGAATTCACGCAGTGGCACAGATGCAg TTTCAGATAAAGTTTGCGACTTACCATCATGTAACCATGCCG cCTCAGAGAtcctaaaaaatatgaatacatCTGTTGACCCTTGTGATAACTTCTATAAATTTGCCTGTGGTGGATTTATGAAACCAACTTTCATTTCCGATCACTCAACTAAGGTATATGAGCCACATATGAGATATGATTCATTCAGTGCCGGTGAAGATGTAATTTTAAACCAATTAAGAAGAAGTATAGAAAATCTAATTTCAACGAATATTCCTTATGCATTCAGGCTTGTAAAAACTCTCTACAAGAGCTGTATGGATAAAc CTGTTATTGAAGAACAAGGACTTACTCATTTGttgagtataataaaaaaactcggAGGATGGCCGGTACTGGAAGGAGATACATGGAACGATCATGAATCTGATTGGACGACAATTGTCTTCAAACTCCGTGAGCTCGGTTATGATTCTAATAATCTAATAGACTTTTCCATTAATGTAGATCCCAAAAACAGTTCAAAGCGTGTTATATAT CTAGACGATCCTATACATGATGAAAGACGTTTTCCCTTAATATTAGGATTCCGCGAGAATATTTCTAAAGAATATTACCGTTACATGTTTGATACTGCGGTAATTCTTGGTGCTGAACGTAAACGCGCTCAATATGAACTTATGGATGCTTTTGAATTTGAAAGGAAACTTGCCCAA atgaGTATGTCGGAAATTTGGCGGGAAAACAACGCAACTTCCATGTACAACCCAATCACAGTAgctgaattattaaataatcattcTAGTATCCCTTGGAAGGAATATTTCAATAGATTTCTCGCACCTTATTACAAATTCGATGATATCGATGTAGTGATGGTTAGGAGTCCGTACTTCTTTTCAGACTTTGAACAACTGATTAAGTCAACTCCAAAGAGAGTGCAAGCTAATTATCTAATATGGCATACTGTTGTTTCATCTGTAAAGTACTTAAATGATGGCATTCGTGAAagacaaattaaatataataaatatttatatggtGAAACGGAAGGAAGACCTCGATGGAAAGAGTGCGTTGAAACTGTCTCCAATACGTTACCAATCAGCACAGGAGCGATGTATGTAAGAGACTATTTTAGCAAAGACGCCAGAGAAACTGCCagaaaaataactttggaTGTTCGGGATCAGTTCATTAAAACATTGCAAaca gTTGACTGGATGAATGAAGAAACTAGGAAACATGCTTTAGATAAAGCTGAATCTATAACTATCAACATTGGGTATCCTgacgaatttttgaatgacACTAAATTAGATGAATTTTATGGGAGTCTCAAACTTGATGAAAATGCTTCTTACTTAGAAAATACATTAACTTCGTTATTATATGAAACAGAATACACCATTAGTGAGTTGAAAAATCCCGTAAATAAGAGTGATTGGGTAAGATTTGACAAAGTAGTTAATGTTGATGCATACATTTCATTACTGGGAAACTCTTttt ATTTCCCAGTTGGAATTCTTCAAGGCAATCTTTTTAATAAAGACCTTCCAAAATACTTGAATTATGGGGGCATTGGGTTCATAGTCGGTCATGAAATTATTCACGGCTTTGACGATCAAGGAAATCAGTATGATAAAAATGGTAATCTAGCTGGTTGGTGGGATCCATcaacaaatgaaaaatacaTAGATAAGGTCTTAGATCTAATCactctatataaaatttacggtAGCAAGGCATCAATGACCTac TATAGTGAATTTTATTGTTACCGCGAAAATACTGCTGACAATGAAGGTATAAAACTAGCATATTCAGCGTACAGAGATTGGGCTGATCAACATGAAGCAGAACCAAAACTTCCTGGACTTCCTTATTCACCGAAACAAATGTTTTGGATTAATGCAGCAAAAACATGGTGTTCTGGATACCGTCCTGAATTAGCATCACTGATTACTTTATTTAGCATGAAGTTTCCAATAGAATACCGTGTCGATGGACCACTGTCTAATAGCCCAGATTTCGCTAAAGATTTCAACTGTCCACTAGATTCAAACATGAATCCgcaggaaaaattttcagtgtggtaa